From the Deinococcus radiophilus genome, one window contains:
- a CDS encoding V-type ATP synthase subunit D has translation MAEQISPTRSALLASKASLKTASGGADLLKRKRDALIAEFFALVKDALAAREQLSGVSKGAYTSLLGAKAWDSPEAVESLSLGSADDYQIDMVIENLYGVKVPNMTVPERGRAATFSPINVGGRTIQAATDFNDVLEGIVRVASTETKLRRIGEEIKKTSRRVNALEQVVIPGIQADIRFIRGVLDQREREESFRLKKIKAKLEAEAEAEAAELAAQGGHRGSAA, from the coding sequence ATGGCCGAACAAATCAGCCCCACCCGCTCGGCGCTGCTGGCCTCCAAAGCCAGCCTCAAGACCGCCAGTGGCGGCGCCGACCTGCTCAAGCGCAAGCGTGACGCCCTGATTGCCGAGTTTTTCGCGCTGGTCAAGGACGCGTTGGCCGCCCGCGAGCAACTCAGCGGTGTGAGCAAAGGTGCGTACACCAGCTTGCTGGGAGCCAAAGCCTGGGACAGTCCCGAAGCCGTCGAAAGCCTCAGCCTGGGGTCCGCCGACGACTACCAGATCGACATGGTGATCGAGAACCTGTACGGCGTGAAAGTGCCGAACATGACCGTGCCGGAGCGTGGCCGCGCCGCGACCTTCAGCCCGATCAACGTGGGTGGCCGGACCATTCAGGCCGCCACCGACTTTAACGACGTGCTGGAAGGCATCGTGCGCGTCGCGTCCACCGAGACCAAGCTGCGCCGCATCGGTGAGGAGATCAAAAAGACCTCCCGCCGCGTAAACGCACTGGAACAGGTCGTGATTCCCGGTATTCAGGCCGATATCCGCTTTATTCGTGGCGTGCTGGACCAGCGCGAGCGTGAAGAAAGCTTCCGTCTGAAGAAGATCAAGGCGAAGCTGGAAGCCGAGGCCGAAGCTGAAGCTGCCGAGCTGGCTGCCCAGGGTGGCCACCGAGGCTCTGCCGCCTGA
- a CDS encoding DUF1345 domain-containing protein, translating into MLYYRQGPAGLDFPGHDVLDLMGFAYFAFTVGTTAASSDVNVTSKAMRLLRLGHTLFSFVFTTAVLALTLQFAVA; encoded by the coding sequence TTGCTGTACTACCGTCAGGGCCCCGCTGGGTTGGACTTTCCAGGTCATGATGTTCTGGACCTGATGGGCTTCGCATATTTCGCGTTCACGGTAGGAACCACGGCGGCCAGTTCTGATGTAAATGTCACCAGTAAGGCGATGCGCCTCCTGAGGCTGGGCCATACGTTATTTTCGTTCGTCTTCACTACGGCGGTCCTGGCACTCACCCTGCAATTCGCCGTTGCCTGA
- a CDS encoding SGNH/GDSL hydrolase family protein: protein MTDAATFWPLACAALAEGDYAQAFALLQAGALISAPTEQARYALLAASLHALYGDQALAELRLSLQQARELDPAIGTEPLYQALDAELQIKEGHLDVGLKLPAELLAAPDPLAQFHALTSLVLVGDAPRALEVQLEPAELPAHLAWRAAALQAEAHEALGDAEQASALYAQAAAGAQGPDRAVMLQEMAATDLARGELDAAGAALAEARSLYSAQPEDGGEGLSLSTWHYLQAQLDLAQGRPDQALTEIKAAAELEGRFGDPSYGVALVQGQVLSALGRSEEALTFFGRAAELAQPGDRAYAQHELAVALLDLDRPLEAQEMLETVAREGSYPFQAEILADLAECDYRLGQLAQAQAGAEQALSQGAVIPASLVLGNVALEYYHLDDALTHFARVIGTSPPGSREWLVGQQMTADILAQQGFRNPAQVYAHAQQALEHTPEGDDWHPTLQAHLDRAAELMQAGGGRVLN from the coding sequence ATGACCGACGCCGCGACATTCTGGCCGCTGGCCTGCGCCGCCCTGGCCGAGGGAGATTACGCCCAGGCCTTCGCCCTGCTGCAAGCAGGAGCCCTGATTTCAGCCCCAACAGAGCAGGCCCGCTACGCCCTGCTGGCCGCCTCGCTGCACGCGCTATACGGGGACCAGGCCCTAGCGGAACTGCGCCTCAGCTTGCAGCAGGCCCGTGAACTGGACCCGGCGATCGGCACGGAGCCGCTGTATCAGGCGCTAGACGCCGAGTTGCAGATCAAAGAAGGTCACCTGGACGTGGGCTTGAAGTTGCCTGCCGAACTGCTGGCTGCGCCGGACCCGCTGGCCCAGTTTCATGCGCTGACCAGTCTGGTGCTGGTGGGTGATGCGCCCCGTGCGTTGGAGGTTCAACTGGAGCCAGCCGAGTTGCCCGCTCACCTGGCCTGGCGGGCGGCAGCGCTGCAAGCCGAAGCCCATGAGGCGCTGGGCGACGCTGAACAGGCCTCGGCGCTGTATGCGCAGGCAGCCGCAGGCGCCCAGGGGCCAGACCGCGCAGTGATGCTTCAGGAAATGGCCGCAACCGATCTGGCCCGTGGGGAGTTGGACGCGGCGGGCGCTGCTCTGGCTGAGGCCCGTTCCCTGTACTCCGCCCAGCCTGAAGATGGTGGCGAGGGCCTTAGCCTCTCCACCTGGCACTACCTGCAGGCCCAGCTGGACCTGGCTCAGGGCCGCCCTGACCAGGCCCTCACCGAGATCAAAGCGGCTGCCGAACTGGAAGGGCGATTCGGGGACCCCAGCTACGGTGTGGCGCTGGTGCAAGGTCAGGTGCTGAGTGCCTTGGGCCGGAGCGAGGAAGCCCTGACCTTCTTCGGGCGCGCTGCTGAGCTGGCACAGCCGGGTGACCGCGCCTACGCCCAGCATGAATTGGCAGTCGCCCTGCTGGACCTGGACCGCCCGCTTGAAGCCCAGGAGATGCTGGAAACCGTGGCGCGCGAGGGCAGCTATCCTTTTCAGGCCGAAATCCTGGCTGATCTGGCCGAGTGTGATTACCGCCTGGGGCAACTCGCGCAGGCGCAGGCCGGAGCTGAGCAGGCGCTCTCGCAGGGTGCGGTCATTCCTGCCAGTCTGGTGCTGGGCAATGTGGCGCTGGAGTATTACCACCTGGACGACGCCCTGACGCATTTTGCGCGGGTGATTGGGACATCGCCTCCCGGCAGCCGCGAGTGGCTGGTCGGTCAGCAGATGACGGCGGACATCCTGGCGCAGCAGGGCTTCCGCAATCCGGCGCAGGTGTATGCCCATGCCCAGCAGGCCCTGGAGCATACCCCCGAAGGCGACGACTGGCATCCCACCTTGCAGGCCCACCTGGACCGCGCCGCCGAGCTGATGCAAGCAGGCGGAGGCCGGGTGCTGAACTGA
- a CDS encoding LysE/ArgO family amino acid transporter, with translation MSDFLAALVLGLGLIMAIGPQNAFVIRQGLRREHGLLAAASCALSDTALISLGVLGVGRLLAGWPQLVTLGTLAGIAFLLWYGAQAFQSARQAQVPHLAEGAQGQSQPGTIVIRALGFSFLNPHALLDTFVLMGGASASAAQPLTFLAGAVSASWLWFLGLAGASRVLAGQMRSARTWQVVDLLVALMMWGIALRLALELLLRAE, from the coding sequence ATGAGCGACTTTCTCGCAGCCCTGGTGCTGGGCCTGGGCCTGATCATGGCGATTGGCCCGCAAAATGCCTTTGTGATCCGGCAGGGCCTGCGGCGTGAACATGGCTTGCTGGCCGCCGCCTCGTGTGCGCTAAGCGATACGGCGCTGATCAGTCTGGGGGTGCTGGGGGTGGGCCGCCTGCTGGCGGGATGGCCGCAGCTGGTGACGCTGGGCACGCTGGCGGGTATTGCGTTTTTGCTGTGGTACGGTGCCCAGGCGTTCCAATCGGCACGCCAGGCCCAGGTGCCACACTTGGCCGAAGGCGCTCAAGGGCAGAGCCAGCCGGGGACCATCGTCATACGGGCACTGGGATTCTCGTTTCTGAATCCGCACGCCCTGCTGGACACCTTTGTATTGATGGGTGGGGCCAGTGCCTCAGCAGCGCAGCCGCTCACCTTTCTGGCCGGGGCAGTCTCGGCCTCCTGGCTGTGGTTTCTGGGCCTGGCCGGGGCATCCCGTGTGCTAGCTGGGCAAATGCGCTCAGCGCGGACATGGCAAGTGGTGGACCTGCTGGTGGCCCTGATGATGTGGGGTATCGCCCTGCGGCTGGCGCTGGAATTGCTCCTGCGAGCGGAGTGA
- a CDS encoding TrkH family potassium uptake protein encodes MEGVPLISRPAPVKLPVPKRSWYARLEPPQLIALVYFVGILLATAALHLPGVLRDGAEMTSVDLLFTATSALTITGLVVADTGETFTRYGQYILMLLFELGGLGILSFGTLFAFVTGRRVNFSERQHLQAQISGLDTGTVVQLLRTIFAYAIGLQLIGALLLALRFVPQFGLGEGLFQAVFHAVSAFNNAGFVVVPGGMGQYVTDPLVSLTISGLVILGALGFIVQFNVVNWLQQPRQHRLTVYSLLTLVTTAALLVVGFLTVLLLESNNQATLQPLPWHGKLLASFFQSMTPRSGGFNTVDIESMRTATLMVIIALMYIGGGSGSTGGGIKTSTFAILVGSAWNMVRGRGELIAFGRRVEKDNLVRATAVTMLYTMMVMGAFFLLLLTNPHMDFTHLLFETVSAAATVGLSMNTTAHINDAGLVILSILMYLGRIGPLTFAVAFTLRSQARSGVKYPPERDILVG; translated from the coding sequence ATGGAAGGCGTGCCGCTGATTTCCCGTCCGGCCCCGGTCAAGCTGCCTGTGCCCAAGCGCTCGTGGTATGCCCGGCTGGAGCCTCCACAGCTGATCGCCCTGGTGTACTTCGTAGGCATCCTGCTCGCGACAGCGGCGCTGCATCTGCCGGGGGTCTTGCGTGACGGCGCGGAGATGACCAGCGTGGATTTGCTGTTCACGGCCACCAGCGCCCTGACCATCACTGGACTGGTGGTCGCGGATACCGGCGAAACTTTTACCCGCTACGGCCAGTACATCCTGATGCTGCTGTTCGAGCTGGGCGGGCTGGGCATCCTGTCGTTCGGCACACTGTTTGCCTTTGTCACGGGCCGCCGAGTCAACTTCAGCGAACGCCAGCACCTTCAGGCCCAGATCAGCGGGCTGGACACCGGCACGGTGGTGCAGTTGCTACGGACCATCTTCGCCTATGCCATCGGCCTGCAACTGATTGGGGCGCTGCTGCTGGCCCTGCGCTTCGTGCCGCAATTCGGGCTGGGCGAGGGGTTGTTTCAGGCCGTGTTTCACGCGGTCAGTGCCTTTAATAACGCCGGGTTCGTGGTGGTTCCCGGTGGCATGGGACAGTACGTGACGGACCCGCTGGTCAGCCTGACCATCTCCGGGCTGGTCATCCTCGGTGCGCTGGGCTTCATCGTGCAGTTCAATGTGGTGAACTGGCTTCAGCAGCCGCGCCAGCACCGCTTGACGGTCTATTCGCTGCTCACGCTGGTCACCACGGCGGCGCTGTTGGTGGTCGGTTTTCTGACGGTCTTGCTGCTGGAATCCAACAACCAGGCCACCTTGCAGCCGCTGCCCTGGCACGGCAAACTGCTGGCCAGTTTTTTTCAGAGCATGACGCCGCGCTCGGGAGGCTTTAACACGGTAGATATCGAATCCATGCGGACCGCCACGCTGATGGTCATCATCGCGCTGATGTACATCGGTGGGGGCAGCGGGTCCACAGGCGGCGGCATCAAGACCTCGACCTTCGCCATCTTGGTGGGGTCGGCCTGGAACATGGTGCGTGGGCGCGGCGAGCTGATCGCTTTTGGCCGCCGCGTCGAAAAAGACAACCTGGTCCGCGCCACCGCCGTCACCATGCTCTACACCATGATGGTCATGGGAGCCTTTTTCCTGCTGCTGCTGACCAATCCACACATGGACTTTACACATCTGCTGTTCGAGACGGTCAGCGCCGCCGCCACCGTGGGCCTGAGCATGAACACCACGGCGCACATCAACGACGCTGGCCTGGTGATCCTCAGCATCCTGATGTATCTGGGCCGCATCGGGCCGCTGACTTTCGCCGTGGCCTTTACGCTGCGCTCGCAGGCCCGCAGCGGCGTCAAGTACCCACCCGAACGCGACATCCTGGTCGGCTGA
- a CDS encoding 3'-5' exonuclease yields MQDAVVFDLETTGLSPEKDGIVEIGALRIRDGRVVAEDPYQTLVRPENVWGEPLIIPWRTERIHGISNDMVAGAPTIAQVLPEFLEWAGDVPLIAHNIGFDSGFMRASARRCGLPWSPRAEICTVQLSRQAFPQERKHNLDSLAGRLGLTFSAGGRHRSLGDVEVTAAAYLRLLELLKN; encoded by the coding sequence GTGCAAGACGCAGTGGTCTTTGACTTGGAAACGACGGGCCTTTCGCCCGAAAAAGACGGCATTGTCGAAATAGGAGCGCTCAGGATTCGGGATGGACGCGTGGTGGCTGAAGACCCTTACCAGACGCTGGTACGTCCTGAAAACGTCTGGGGAGAGCCGCTGATCATTCCCTGGCGCACCGAGCGTATTCATGGGATCAGCAACGACATGGTGGCCGGAGCGCCCACCATCGCGCAGGTGCTGCCCGAATTTCTGGAGTGGGCCGGCGACGTGCCCCTGATCGCCCATAACATCGGGTTCGATTCAGGATTCATGCGGGCGTCGGCGCGCCGCTGCGGACTGCCCTGGTCGCCCCGCGCCGAAATCTGCACGGTGCAGCTGTCGCGCCAGGCCTTTCCGCAGGAGCGCAAGCACAACCTGGACTCACTGGCCGGACGGCTGGGGCTGACCTTCAGCGCCGGGGGCCGTCACCGCTCATTGGGTGACGTGGAAGTGACGGCAGCGGCTTACTTGCGCCTGCTGGAACTGCTGAAGAACTGA
- a CDS encoding potassium channel family protein, with protein MKAKQCLVVGLGRFGNAVATTLYEMGHEVVAVDYVEENVERIMNRVTHAAIVDATDERGMRAIGVGDFDVVVIAIGTDVQANILATMNAKSLGAPYVVSKAVDEMARRVLERIGADLVVRPEHDMGVRLARQIANPNVVDALDLGSDHAIVELEANERLRGTLMELNMTGRFGVQVIAIGRRGQLEVSPRADSTIESHDKLVVIGSGHSIDELRRYLDK; from the coding sequence ATGAAAGCCAAACAGTGCCTGGTGGTCGGTCTGGGCCGCTTCGGCAATGCCGTCGCCACCACCCTGTATGAGATGGGCCACGAGGTCGTGGCGGTGGATTACGTCGAGGAAAACGTGGAGCGGATCATGAACCGCGTGACCCACGCCGCCATCGTGGACGCCACCGACGAGCGTGGCATGCGTGCCATCGGCGTGGGCGACTTTGACGTGGTGGTCATTGCCATCGGAACCGACGTACAGGCCAACATCCTGGCGACCATGAACGCCAAGAGCCTCGGCGCACCCTACGTGGTGAGCAAAGCGGTAGACGAGATGGCGCGGCGCGTGCTAGAGCGCATCGGGGCTGATCTGGTGGTGCGCCCCGAACACGACATGGGCGTGCGGCTGGCCCGGCAGATCGCCAACCCCAATGTGGTAGACGCACTGGATTTAGGCAGCGACCACGCCATCGTGGAGTTGGAAGCCAATGAGCGCCTGCGCGGCACGCTAATGGAACTGAACATGACCGGGCGCTTTGGCGTGCAAGTCATCGCCATCGGGCGGCGCGGGCAGCTGGAGGTCAGTCCCCGCGCCGACAGCACCATCGAATCCCACGACAAGCTGGTCGTGATCGGCAGTGGCCATTCTATTGACGAGTTGCGGCGTTACCTGGATAAGTAG